In Zalophus californianus isolate mZalCal1 chromosome 4, mZalCal1.pri.v2, whole genome shotgun sequence, the following proteins share a genomic window:
- the LOC113927310 gene encoding U2 small nuclear ribonucleoprotein A'-like — protein MVKLTAELIEQAAQYTNAVRDRELDLRGYKIPVIENLGATLDQFDAIDFSDNEIRKLDGFPLLRRLKTLLVNNNRICRIGEGLDQALPCLTELILTNSLVELGDLDPLASLKSLTYLSILRNPVTNKKHYRLYVIYKVPQVRVLDFQKVKLKERQEAEKMFKGKRGAQLAKDIARRSKTFNPGAGLPTDKKKGGPSPGDVEAIKNAIANASTLAEVERLKGLLQSGQIPGRERRSGPNDDGEEEMEEDTVTNGS, from the coding sequence ATGGTGAAACTGACGGCAGAATTGATCGAGCAGGCGGCTCAGTACACCAACGCCGTGCGGGACCGCGAGCTGGACCTCCGGGGGTATAAAATTCCTGTCATTGAAAATCTAGGTGCTACCTTAGACCAGTTTGATGCTATTGATTTTTCTGACAATGAAATCAGGAAACTGGATGGTTTTCCTTTGTTGAGAAGACTGAAAACATTATTAGTGAACAACAATAGAATATGCCGTATAGGTGAGGGACTTGATCAGGCTCTACCCTGTCTGACAGAACTCATTCTCACCAATAGTCTTGTGGAACTGGGTGATCTGGACCCTTTGGCATCTCTGAAATCACTGACTTACTTAAGTATTCTGAGAAATCCTGTAACAAATAAGAAGCATTACAGACTGTACGTAATTTATAAAGTTCCGCAAGTCAGAGTACTGGATTTCCAGAAGGTGAAACTAAAAGAGCgtcaggaagcagagaaaatgtTCAAGGGCAAACGGGGTGCACAACTTGCAAAGGATATTGCCAGGAGAAGCAAAACTTTCAACCCAGGTGCTGGTTTGCCAACTGACAAAAAGAAAGGTGGGCCATCTCCAGGGGATGTAGAAGCAATCAAGAATGCTATAGCAAATGCATCCACCCTGGCTGAAGTGGAGCGGCTGAAGGGCTTGCTGCAGTCTGGCCAGATACCTGGCAGGGAGCGCAGATCAGGCCCCAATGATGATGGTGaagaggagatggaagaagaCACAGTCACAAATGGGTCCTGA